A stretch of Candidatus Sphingomonas phytovorans DNA encodes these proteins:
- a CDS encoding ABC transporter permease produces MSAGINTHGIWAIYRFEMARALRTLWQSLVTPVITTSLYFVVFGGAIGSRMQEVGGVGYGSFIVPGLIMLSLLTQSISNASIGIYFPKFTGTMFELLSAPVSAMEMVVGYVGAAATKSIVLGLIILATAALFVPLHIAHPLAMLTFLVLTSVTFSLFGFIIGIWAKGFEQLSFVPALLITPLTFLGGAFYSIDMLPEPWRTVSLFNPVVYLVSGFRWAFFDKGDVSVVVSLGVTALFLVACLVLVGWIFRTGWRLKN; encoded by the coding sequence ATGAGTGCGGGTATCAACACCCACGGCATCTGGGCGATCTATCGCTTCGAGATGGCGCGCGCGCTGCGCACCCTGTGGCAGAGCCTGGTCACGCCGGTCATCACCACCTCGCTTTATTTCGTGGTGTTCGGCGGCGCGATCGGATCGCGCATGCAGGAGGTTGGCGGGGTCGGCTATGGCAGCTTCATCGTGCCCGGCCTGATCATGCTGTCGCTGCTGACGCAGAGCATCTCCAATGCGTCGATCGGCATTTATTTCCCCAAATTCACCGGCACCATGTTCGAACTTCTCTCGGCGCCCGTCTCGGCGATGGAGATGGTGGTCGGCTATGTCGGCGCGGCGGCGACCAAGTCGATCGTGCTGGGGCTGATCATCCTCGCCACCGCGGCGCTGTTCGTGCCGCTGCACATCGCGCACCCGCTGGCGATGCTGACTTTCCTGGTACTGACCAGCGTGACGTTCAGCCTGTTCGGCTTCATCATCGGCATCTGGGCCAAGGGGTTCGAGCAATTGAGCTTCGTGCCCGCGCTGCTGATCACCCCGCTGACCTTCCTTGGTGGCGCCTTCTACTCGATCGACATGCTGCCCGAGCCGTGGCGCACGGTCAGCCTGTTCAACCCGGTCGTCTATCTGGTCAGTGGATTCCGCTGGGCGTTCTTCGACAAGGGCGATGTCAGTGTCGTGGTGAGCCTTGGCGTGACGGCGCTGTTCCTGGTGGCGTGCCTCGTGCTGGTCGGGTGGATCTTCAGGACCGGTTGGCGCCTGAAGAATTGA
- a CDS encoding ABC transporter ATP-binding protein — translation METILSVKGVSKTYASGHRALEPVDLDIRKGEIFALLGPNGAGKTTLISIICGIVTPSSGSVTVMGHDALTDYRSARRLIGLVPQELSVDMFETVLATVRFSRRLFGRAGHDAYIEQVLRDLSLWDKRKSKIMELSGGMKRRVLIAKALSHEPDILFLDEPTAGVDVSLRRDMWKLIHRLREKGTTIILTTHYIDEAEEMADRVGVIDKGRIVLVEQKADLMKRLGKRQMLISLQEPMTSVPAALSEWQVELADEGRTLAYSFNAEDEHIPALLGKLGELGIGYKDLETHKSSLEDIFVDLVEHKPAEKAA, via the coding sequence ATGGAAACCATCCTGTCCGTAAAGGGCGTCTCCAAGACTTATGCGTCCGGCCACCGTGCGCTCGAACCGGTCGATCTCGATATCAGGAAAGGCGAAATCTTCGCGCTGCTCGGGCCGAACGGCGCGGGCAAGACGACGCTGATCAGCATCATCTGCGGGATCGTCACGCCCTCGTCGGGCAGCGTCACGGTGATGGGGCATGATGCGCTGACCGATTATCGCTCGGCGCGCCGGCTGATCGGGCTGGTGCCGCAGGAGCTGTCGGTCGACATGTTCGAGACCGTGCTGGCGACCGTCCGGTTCAGCCGCCGCCTGTTCGGGCGGGCCGGGCACGATGCCTATATCGAGCAGGTGTTGCGCGACCTGTCATTGTGGGACAAGCGCAAGTCCAAGATCATGGAATTGTCGGGCGGCATGAAGCGCCGCGTGCTGATCGCCAAGGCGCTGTCCCACGAACCAGACATCCTGTTCCTCGACGAGCCGACCGCGGGCGTCGACGTGTCGCTTCGCCGCGACATGTGGAAGCTGATCCACCGGCTGCGGGAGAAGGGCACCACCATCATCCTCACCACCCATTATATCGACGAGGCGGAGGAGATGGCCGACCGGGTCGGCGTGATCGACAAGGGCAGGATCGTCCTGGTCGAGCAGAAGGCCGACCTGATGAAGCGGCTGGGCAAGCGCCAGATGCTGATCTCGCTGCAGGAGCCGATGACGAGCGTGCCGGCTGCGCTGAGCGAATGGCAGGTCGAACTGGCCGATGAGGGCCGCACGCTGGCCTATAGCTTCAACGCGGAGGACGAGCATATCCCGGCGCTGCTGGGCAAGCTCGGCGAGCTCGGCATCGGTTACAAGGACCTGGAGACTCACAAGAGCTCGCTCGAGGACATCTTCGTCGACCTTGTCGAACACAAGCCGGCGGAGAAAGCGGCATGA
- a CDS encoding DsbA family protein, whose translation MIERLSKNPLALAALALVAALVGAGALWLVQLAAPSSLASADQARVERVVHDYVLAHPEIIPEAMDRLRARETGKAIAANSDAILKPFGSAWAGNPNGDVTVVEYFDYNCGYCRASLPNVAQLIASDPKVKVVYRELPILAETSAAAARLSLAAADQGKFTAFHDALYAAGQVTPESMATAAKSAGIDMQRAAAFAPRAEAEIASNLAIMRQLGMTGTPSFVIGNHVVSSVLSFEELQKAVAAARAAS comes from the coding sequence ATGATCGAACGCCTGTCGAAAAATCCGCTGGCGCTCGCCGCGCTGGCGCTGGTCGCTGCATTGGTCGGCGCGGGCGCCCTGTGGCTGGTCCAGCTTGCCGCGCCCTCCTCGCTCGCCAGTGCCGATCAGGCGCGGGTCGAGCGTGTCGTGCACGATTATGTGCTCGCCCATCCCGAGATCATCCCCGAGGCGATGGACCGCCTGCGCGCGCGGGAGACGGGCAAGGCGATCGCGGCGAACAGCGATGCCATCCTGAAGCCGTTCGGCAGCGCCTGGGCGGGCAATCCGAACGGCGACGTCACCGTGGTCGAATATTTCGATTATAATTGCGGCTATTGCCGCGCCAGCCTGCCCAATGTCGCGCAGCTCATCGCGTCAGACCCCAAGGTGAAAGTGGTCTATCGCGAGCTGCCGATCCTGGCCGAGACAAGCGCCGCCGCCGCCAGGTTGAGCCTTGCCGCCGCCGACCAGGGCAAATTCACGGCATTCCATGACGCGCTGTACGCCGCCGGGCAGGTGACGCCGGAGAGCATGGCGACCGCGGCGAAATCCGCTGGTATCGACATGCAGCGCGCCGCCGCGTTCGCACCGCGCGCGGAGGCGGAGATCGCCAGCAACCTCGCGATCATGCGGCAGCTCGGCATGACCGGCACGCCGAGTTTCGTGATCGGGAATCATGTCGTCTCCTCGGTCCTGTCGTTCGAGGAACTGCAGAAGGCGGTGGCGGCGGCACGCGCCGCCAGTTAG